The genomic segment CTGGCTGGCCACATAGCTGGAGGCGACGGTGCCGGCAATAGTGCTGTCGAATGCCTGCGCAGTGCCACAGAGAGCACAGCCGGCCAATACAAGGTAGAACGAACGCATGCGGATCCCGGTGCCTAAAAACAGCCGCATAGGCTAGCGAAACGCCGGCGTGACGGCCAGCGCCGCGGCCCGGGTGTGATGGCGCGGTCAGAGCGCCAGGATGGCGCTGGCCAGTTCCAGATCGCTGGCACTCAGCTCTGGTGCCTGGCTGCGGATATGGCCCAGCGCGGCCTCTAGCTGAGCTCCACGCGTTTCGCCATTGCTGGCAACGAAGCGGGCCGCATCGTCGCGGGCGTCGAGCACCAGCTTGTCGTCGCCGAGGTTCGAGGTGACGTCAGAGGTGCCTTCGACGCTATTGACCAGCGAGGCGCCGATGGCATCGACGGTCCCGGTGATACTTCCGGCCGAGGCGGTTCCCGCGAACAGACAGGCAGCGACGGCAGCGGACAACACATACTTGTTCATAAACTTCTCCAGGCTAGACGCGGCTTCCCACCGATAGCGGCTTTGACCCTTGAACAGGTAATGCCGTTCAGCTTAGGACGCACGATCTCTCCTGGAAAGAACGATGTCAGCGCCAGAATGGCTTCTCCAGCTCCGCCATGCGGTCGCTGCGGCTGATGCCGATGTCCGACAGATGATGGTCATCCAGCGCTGCCAGCTGGCGTCGGGTGCGAGCCCGTCGGCGCCACAGATGCAGCAGTTCAGCCAGTCGACGCAGCGATAGCGAGCCAGTGCCGAGCCTGAGCGTGCGGGGCAGTACGCGTTCCATCTGCCTTCTCCTTCCCGCCGGTTCGCGGGGATGGGTTATGGCTAGATAGGGTCGCGTGCTGCGCTGTTACGCAACAGTCACAGGGGCTGTGAATTGTGCCGGTTCAGTTGTGGGTGGTGATCAACTGTACTGATGTTTCGCTGACGAAACTGTTTGGCCCGACTCAACGCTTGGCGGATGAGGCGCTGAGCATTTCGATCGGGCGAACCTCGAAATCGCGGGTGAGGAAATCCATACGTTGCTCATGGAATTTGCGCATGTGCGGCAGGGCATTGTGCGCCGCCAGAGCCTTTGGTGACTGCCAGGCCTCGAAGAAGATGAACAGAGCAGGATCGTGGGCGTCGCGCAGCATGTGATATTCGAGGCAGCCCTCCTCGGCCCGGCTCGTGGCAACGTAGCGCTTGAACAGGGCCTCGAACTCAGCGGATTTTGCCGGTCGGGTATGGGCATGAAGGATGAAGGTACAGCGGTCATTCATGAGTCTGCTCCAGGGTGTGATGACCTAGCCTAAGGCATGAACGAATCGCCAATTCGTGACGTTCAGTCAAATCGCTTTTGCTGAATGCGCTCTGTTTCATCTCAACTGGAATCGTTAGGCTGCTTGCCATTCTTTTTTGCTGGATACGATCTCATGAAAAAAGTGCTGCTCCTCAACGGTGCTAAACAGTTCGCCCATTCCGACGGCCGCTACAACACCACGTTGCATGAAACCGCACTGAGAGTTCTCGACCGTGCCGGTTTCGATGTACAGGAGACCCAGATTGATGCTGGCTACGACCTCGCCGAAGAAGTCGCCAAGTTTCTCTGGGCAGATGTAGTCATCTATCAGATGCCAGGTTGGTGGATGGGCGCGCCCTGGATCGTAAAGAAATACCTCGACGAGGTATTCACCGAGGGCCACGGCAGCCTCTACGCCAATGACGGACGCACGCGTTCCGATGCGTCGCAGAAGTACGGCAGTGGCGGCCTGTTGCAGGGCAAGCAGTACATGATCTCGGCGACATGGAACGCGCCGCAGCAGGCCTTTGACGATCCAAGCGACTTCTTCGAAGGCAAGGGCGTCGATGCCGTCTACTTCCCGTTTCACAAGGCCAACGAATTCTTGGGGATGACAGGGTTGCCGACCTTTTTGAGCGTCGACGTGATGAAACAGCCGTCGATCGAAGCCGACGTTCAGCGTTACGAGGCGCACTTGACCAAGGTTTTCGGATTCTGATCAGCCAGAAGGCCAGAACAAACAAAACCCCTCGCGGCAAAGCCGGGAGGGGTTCTGGTGTCGCAAGTGTCGCTTATTCCACAGCCTTGACTATGTCCTCGACGACCTTCTTGGCGTCGCCGAAGACCATCATGGTCTTATCCATGTAGAACAGTTCGTTATCCAGGCCCGCATAGCCGCTGGCCATGGAGCGCTTGTTGACGATAACCGTCTTGGCTTTGTAAGCCTCGAGGATCGGCATGCCGGCGATGGGCGACTTGGGATCGTTCTTCGCCGCCGGGTTGACCACGTCGTTGGCGCCGAGCACCAGCACCACGTCGGCCTGGCCGAACTCGGAGTTGATGTCTTCCATCTCGAAGACCTGCTCGTACGGCACCTCGGCCTCGGCCAGCAGCACGTTCATGTGGCCGGGCATCCGCCCTGCGACCGGGTGGATCGCGTACTTCACGGTCACGCCCATGTGCGTCAGCTTTTCCGCCAGCTCGTTCAGCGCATGCTGAGCGCGGGCCACCGCCAAGCCATAGCCGGGGACGATGATCACGGTATCGGCGTTCGACAGCAGGAAGGCAGCGTCATCGCTGGAACCGGATTTCACCGGGCGCTGCTCCTTGCTTCCTGTCGCCGGGCCGGCATCGGCGTCGCCACCAAATCCACCGAGGATGACGTTGAAGAACGAGCGGTTCATCGCCTTGCACATGATGTAGGAGAGGATCGCGCCGCTCGAACCCACCAGCGAACCGGCGATGATCAGCATCGAGTTGTTCAGCGAAAAGCCGATGCCGGCCGCGGCCCAGCCCGAATAGCTGTTGAGCATCGAGACCACCACCGGCATGTCGGCTCCGCCGATGGGGATGATGATCAGCACGCCGATGACGAAGGCCAGCGCCACCAGAATCATGAACGCGGTGAAGTTGCCGCTGAAGGTGTAGATCAGACCCAGCACCAGAATCGCCACGCCAACGGCGAGGTTGATCTTGTGCTGGTTGGGGAACGACACCGGCGCGCCCTGGAACAGGCGAAACTTGTATTTGCCCGACAGCTTGCCGAACGCAATCACCGAACCGGAGAAGGTGATGGCGCCGATGGCTGCACCGAGGAACAGTTCCAGGCGATTACCGGCAGGGATCGGATAACCGATGGCCTGGACGATGCCCAGCGACTGCGGCTCCAGCACCGCGGCGATGGCGATAAACACTGCGGCCAGGCCGATCATGCTGTGCATGAAGGCGACCAGCTCGGGCATCTTGGTCATCTCGACGCGCTTGGCCATCAGCGTGCCGACGCTGCCACCGATCAACAGACCGAGGACGATGAAGCCCAGGCCGCTCCAGGGGCTGGCGCTCTCGACCAGCTGCGCGCCGAGCTTGAACACCAGGAATACCGTGGTGACCACGGCGATGCCCATGCCGATCATGCCGAACAGGTTGCCGCGGCGTGAGGTGGTCGGGTGCGACAGGCCTTTCAAGGCCTGGATGAAGCTCACCGAAGCGATGAGGTAGAGCAGGGTGATGAGGTTCATGCTCATGGCTTGGACTCCGCCTTGGCGCTGCCTGCAACAGAAGCGCGCTCCTTCTTCTTGAACATTTCCAGCATGCGACGGGTCACCAGGAAGCCACCAAACACATTGACTGCAGCCAGGGTCACCGCCAGCGTGCCCATCAGCTTGCCCATCGGGGTAACGGTCAGGGCGGCGGCGAGCATGGCGCCGACGATAACGATCGCCGAAATCGCGTTGGTGACCGCCATCAGCGGCGTGTGCAGCGCGGGGGTGACGTTCCAGACCACGTGGTAGCCGACGTAGATCGCCAGCACGAAGATGATCAGGTTGTAGATGCCATCAGATATCAGGTCCATTTTTTCGGGCTCCCTTAACCGTTGGTGCGCACGACCTGGCCGTCGCGGCACATCAGGCACGCGGCGACGATGTCGTCTTCAAGATTGAGCTGGAACCGGGCTTCGCCATCGATCACCAGCTTGAGGAAGTCCAGCAGGTTGCGTGCGTATAGCGCCGAAGCATCCGCCGGCACGAGGGTCGCCAGGTTGGTGTAGCCAACCAGGGTCACGCCGTGCTTGACCACCACCTGATCGGCTTCGGTCAATGGACAGTTACCGCCCTGGGAGGCGGCGAGGTCGATCACCACCGAGCCGGGCTTCATCTGCTGCACGGTTTCTTCCTGCAGCAGCGTCGGCGCCTTGCGGCCCGGAATCAGTGCGGTGGTGATGATGATGTCGGCCTGCTTGGCGCGCTCGTGCACCGCCTGGGCCTGGCGAGCCATCCAGGATGCGGGCATCGGCCGAGCGTAACCGCCGACGCCTTCGGCGCATTCACGCTCTTCATCGGTCTCGCACGGGACGTCGACGAACTTCGCGCCGAGCGATTCAATCTGCTCTTTCACCGCCGGACGCACGTCGGAGGCCTCGATGACCGCGCCCAGGCGTTTGGCCGTGGCAATCGCTTGTAGTCCTGCGACTCCGGCACCGAGGATCAGCACGCGTGCGGCTTTCACCGTACCGGCGGCGGTCATCAACATCGGCATGAAGCGCGGATACTGATTGGCGGCGACCATCACCGACTTGTAGCCGGCGATGTTGGCTTGCGAGGACAGCACGTCGAGGCTCTGCGCGCGAGAGGTGCGCGGTGCGGCTTCCAGGGCGAAGGCGGTGATGCCGCGTTCGGCCATGCGTGCAATGTTTTCGTTGTCGAAGGGATTGAGCATGCCGACCAAGACCGTGCCTGACTGCATCTGCGCCAGTTCGGTTTCGCTCGGTGCGTTCACCTTCAGCAGGATCTCTGCTGCGAACGCCGCAGCGGCATCGGCGATGGTTGCGCCTGCCGCTTCAAAGGCACTGTCCGGGATGCTGGCTTGTACGCCTGCACCGCTCTGCACAGTGACCTGATGCCCTTGGCCGATCAGCTTCTTAATGGTTTCCGGTGTCGCGGCAACGCGCGTTTCACCGGGCCTGGTTTCGAGAGGAACGCCAATGTGCATTGTTCTTGTTCTCCTGCTTGATCGTAACCAGCGGCGGTGCACGGTAGGCCGGCTATTGAGCTGCTGGTGGTACTTTTCGCCCGGCCACTGCGGATGGTGGTCGGGTGTAAATCGGCTGACGGGCCCCTGCACTGCTGGTTGAGACCGTTGCGGCGCGGCATTCTGCAAGGGCTGGACGAATCAAACAACCGTTTTAATCAGAACGCCATCGTACCGCTCCGTTCAAAAGGTGACCGTTAGGTTGCTTTGTATCGCTGCAGGCAGCGTCCGTATTGGATTCGACCTTCGTCTAAGGTTCCATAACGGATTATGTATGGCGCAATCATGAATGGCCGGCCATAGATGCGGTATCCGCTCGCAGCCTTGGCTATATTCGACCTTGGGTGCCGGTTTGCCGACCGGGTCGTAAACGGTGACGAAAAAAGCGCCAGAGATTGCAATGTCATGTGTTCCTTGTAGTCCAAAGCGGTTCGTCGCACTGGCTCAAGGGCGACATGCTCATAGCTTTTAGCGGGGAAACTTCAGCATGGCCGAACTGGACGTGAACGAAATAACCACTCTGCTGGACGAGCCGGCTCAGCGGCGGTTGCCTTTCGCCTTCGCCCGGCGCCATGGGGTGATCCTGCTGGAACGCCCGGACGGCGTGCGTTTGTGCGCACGCGAGGGCGCCCCGTTGACTGCCTTGCAAGAGGCGCAGCGCATCGCGGGTGGCCCGCTGGCGATGCAATGGCTGGCGCAGGAGGAATTCGAACAGGCACTAAGCGCGGCTTACCAGCACGACTCCTCGGCGGCGATGCTGATGGTCGAGGGGCTGGGCGACGAGATGGACCTGCACAGCCTGGCCGACCAGATTCAGGAAACCGAAGATTTGCTTGAGCAGGAGGACGATGCGCCGATCATCCGCCTGATCAACGCCATCCTCGGCGAAGCGATCAAGGAAAACGCTTCGGATATCCACGTCGAGACCTTCGAGAAGCGCCTGGTGATCCGCTTTCGCATCGACGGTATTCTCCGCGAAGTGGTGCAGCCCAAGCGCGAATTGGCCGCGCTGCTGGTGTCGCGGATCAAGGTCATGGCGCGGCTGGACATCGCCGAGAAGCGCATCCCCCAGGACGGCCGGATTTCCCTGCGGGTCGGCGGTCGTGAGGTGGACATCCGCGTCTCGACGCTGCCTTCGGCCAATGGCGAGCGTGTTGTGCTGCGTCTGCTGGACAAGCAGGCCGGGCGCCTGACCTTGCGCCATCTGGGGATGAGCGACCGTGATCGGAAGGTGATGGAGCAGGCGGTGCAGAAGCCGCACGGGATCATTCTCGTCACCGGCCCCACCGGTTCGGGTAAGACCACCACGCTCTACGCCAGCCTGGTCACGCTCAACGACCGCTCGCGCAACATCCTCACCGTCGAAGACCCCATCGAATACAACCTCGAAGGTATTGGCCAGACCCAAGTCAACACCAAGGTCGACATGACCTTCGCCCGTGGGCTGCGCGCGATCCTGCGCCAGGACCCGGACGTGGTGATGGTGGGTGAGATCCGTGACCAGGAAACCGCCGACATGGCCGTGCAGGCCTCGCTCACCGGTCACTTGGTACTCTCAACCCTGCACACCAACAGCGCCATCGGGGCGGTGACACGCTTGGTGGACATGGGAGTCGAGCCGTTCCTGATTTCCTCGTCGCTGCTCGGCGTGCTGGCCCAACGCCTCGTGCGAGTGCTGTGTAATGACTGCAAACGCGCCTATGTCGCCGACGAGGCCGAATGCGCGCTGTTCGGCCTGGACCCGAGCCAGGCGCCGACGCTGTACCACGCCGAGGGTTGTGACGTCTGTCGGCAGCTGGGCTACCGTGGGCGGACCGGCATCTACGAGTTGGTGATGTTCGACGACACCCTGCGCAGCATGATCCATACCCGTGCAGCCGAGCAGGACATGGTCCGTCACGCACGTCGTCTGGGGCCTAGCATTCGCGAGGATGGCCTGCGCAAGGTGCGAGAAGGCGTGACCACTATCGAAGAAGTGCTGCGCGTGACGCGGGAGGAATAACGGTGAAGGGCTCGTTGTATTTCACCGACATGATCGTGGTCGAGCGCGCCTTTGCGAGCGTTCCACCTCGCCATGAGCGGAAGGCCCAAGCACCTACGCCCCATGATGGCGTTCTCGCTCAGGCATGGCTTGCCTGCGCTGTGGGGTCGCGCTGATGGCCGCGTTTGAATATGTCGCGCTCGACCCGCGCGGTCGCGAGCAGAAAGGCCTGATCGAGGCGGACAGCGCGAGGCAGGCGCGGCAGCTGTTGCGCGAGAAACAATGGTCGCCGCTGGAAGTCAAACAAGCTAAAGCCAAGGAAGACAGCGGCGGGGGCGGCTTCGCCTTCGGTCGCGGCCTCTCGGCTCGCGATCTGGCGCTGGTGACCCGCCAGCTCGCCACATTGGTCCAGGCCGCGCTTCCCATCGAGGAGGCTCTGCGCGCCACGGCGGCGCAATCGACCTCGCAGAAGATCAAGTCAATGTTGCTGGCGGTGCGCGCACGGGTGATGGAGGGGCATAGCCTGGCGGGATCGCTGCGCGAGTACCCGTCTGCGTTTCCGGAATTGTATCGCGCCACCGTCGCGGCGGGCGAGCATGCCGGTCATCTCGGCCTGGTACTCGATCAGCTGGCCGATTACACCGACCAGCGCCAGCAATCGCGGCAGAAGATTCAACTGGCGCTGCTGTATCCGGTGATCCTGCTGGTGGCCTCGCTTGCGATCGTGGTGTTGCTGCTGGGCTACGTGGTGCCGGATGTGGTCAAGGTATTCGTCAACACCGGCCAGGCATTGCCGGTGCTGACCACTGGTCTGATTGCGGTCAGCGAGGCGGTGCAGCGCTGGGGCTGGCTGATGTTCGTGGGGATCGTCGTCGTTGGCTTTGGTATGCGTCAGGCGCTGCGCGACGAGACGATCAAGCGCCGCTGGCATGCGTTCATTCTGCGCATTCCACTGGTTGGACGGCTGGCACGGGCGACCAACACCGCGCGTTTTGCCTCGACGCTGGCGATCCTCACCCGCAGCGGCGTGCCGCTGGTCGACGCCCTGGGCATCGCCGCGGCGGTGATCGCCAACCTGCGTATTCGCGACAAGGTCATCGAGGCGGCGCAGCGGGTGCGCGAAGGCGGCAGCCTGACCCGGGCACTGGATGCCACCGGCGAGTTCCCGCCGATGATGCTGCACATGATCGCCAGCGGCGAGAAATCCGGCGAGCTCGACCAGATGCTCGCCCGCACTGCGCGCAATCAGGAAAACGACCTGGCCGCACAGATCTCGTTGCTGGTCGGTCTTTTCGAGCCCTTCATGCTGGTGTTCATGGGGGGTGTGGTATTGGTGATCGTCCTGGCGATCCTGCTGCCGATCCTTTCTCTCAATCAACTGGTGGGCTAGTGAGCATGACGTTGAACGACCGCAGACAGAGGGGCTTCACCCTCATTGAAATCATGGTGGTGGTGGTGATCCTCGGGATCCTCGCCGCGCTGGTGGTGCCGCAGGTGATGAACCGCCCGGACCAGGCCAAGGTGACCGTGGCCAAGGGCGATATCAAGGCGATCAGTGCCGCCCTCGACATGTACAAGCTGGACAACTATTCCTATCCCAGCACTCAGCAGGGTCTGGATGCGCTGGTGGAAAAGCCCGGTGGCAATCCACAGCCGAAGAACTGGAATCGCGACGGCTACCTCAAGCGCGTACCCAAGGATCCCTGGGGCAACGAATATCAGTACCTGTCGCCGGGCACCCAGGGCCAATTCGATCTGTACTCCTACGGTGCCGATGGCAAGCAGGGCGGTTCTGAGCTGAACACGGATATCGGTAGCTGGGACCTTTGATCGATGCGCCGGGCGCGCCGGAACGGCGGCTTCACGCTGATCGAGCTGCTGGTGGTGATCGTCATCCTCGGCAGTCTGGTGGGCTTGGCGATGTTGTCGATCGGCAGTACCAGCTCTTCGCGTGAGGTCCGCGACGAAGCGCAGCGACTGGCCACGCTGATCGGCCTGATGGCCGACGAGGCCGTACTCGACAGCCGCGAGTACGGCCTGCTGTTCAGCCGTGATGGCTATCGGGTAATGCACTATGACGAGGCTGAAGCGCGTTGGCGCGATGCCGGAGACGACAAGGCGCATATAGCGCCGGAGTGGATACAGCTGGAGCTGGAACTCGATGGCTCACCCTTGAAGCTGGTGGCGCCGGTCAAGCGCGAGGACGACCCCATCGGGCTCGCGAAGGAGGGCGACCGCGAGCGCCGGCGCGCGCCTCGCGTGCAGCCGCAACTGTTGATCCTGTCCAGCGGCGAGCTTTCGCCCTTTACCCTGACCTTCTCCGATCAACGACCGGGCGGCACCGGCTGGGTCGTTTCCAGTGATGGCTTTCGCATGCCCCGTGCCGAACCGCAGGACGCGCGCCGATGAGCCGCATCCCGCTGCGCTCGCGCGGTTTCACCTTGCTGGAAGTGATGGTGGCGCTGGCAATTTTCGCCATCGTCGCCGCGGTGGTGCTGACCGCCGCCGGGCGCAGCGTGAACAATGCCGGGCGGCTGGAAGCACTGACGCTAGCCGGCTGGATCGCCGATAACCGCCTCACCGAACTGCAATTGCAGCAGCCGGCACCGAGCATCGGTCGCGAGGACCAGGAACTGGAATTCGGCGGCCGCCAATGGCAAACGCTCAGTGAGGTGGAGACCAGCGGCACGCCGGGCCTGCTGCGCATCCGCGTCTGGGTGGCGGCCGTCGAGCCGCGCCGCAGCGATTCGGGTTCTATCGAACAGCGCGCCGTTACCAGCCTGACTGGCTTCGTCGGAGTCGATCCATGAGCAGCCGAGGGCTGATGCGCCGTGCCGTGGCGGGCTTTACCTTGCTGGAGTTGCTGATCGCCATCGCCCTGTTCGCGCTGTTGGGGCTGGCGACTTACCGCATGCTCGAAGCGGTGTTGCGCAGCGACGAGGTGGTGCGCGCTCAGGAAACCGAGCTGCGCCAGCTCGGTCGGGCAGTGTGGCGTTTCGAACAGGACCTGGTTCAGGCCGTGCCGCGGCCGGTGCGCGACGGTTATGGCGATGAGCAGAACGCCGTCATCGGTCAGCTGTCGAGCGCCGAAGGCGGCGCTTCCCTGGAGCTGACCCGCAGCGGCTGGCGTAACCCCACCGGGATGCGACGATCCAATCTGCAGCGGGTGCGCTGGCGCCTCGCCGGTGAAAACCTGGAACGGCTCTACTGGGTCGTCCTCGATCGCGATGTGGACAGCGAGCCACGGGTGCAGCGAGTGCTCGAAGGTGTGACCGAGCTGCGCCTGCGCTACCTCGATGCGGAGAACGCCTGGCATGAGGAATGGCCCCCCTTTGACTTCGGCCGTGGAAACCCTGACGAGCAGGCGCGGCGGTTGCCAGTCGCTGTCGAGGTGTCGTTCGACCATCAACGTTACGGCACCATTACCCGGCTGCTGCGCCTGCCCGACGGCCCCACGCCAGCGCCGCAGTTCATTCAGCCTGACTCACAGGGCGTGCCGGAGCCCGATGGCGAAGGAGAGATGCAATGAAGCCCCAGCGCGGCGTCGCGCTGATTACCGTGTTGCTGGTTGTGGCCATCGTCACCGTGGTCTGCGCCGGCATGATTGCCCGTCAGCAGCTGTCGATTCGCGGCACCGCCAACCAGATGCAGGCGCGCCAGGCCTGGCACTACGCCCTGGGCGGTGAAGCCTTGGCGCGGTCGATCCTGCGCCGCGATCTGCAGGCGTCGGGCAACGGCACCGAAGTGCCCGCCATCGATCATCTGCTCGAGCCCTGGGCTTTGCCGCAGCCGGCCTACGACCTCGACGAAGGCCAAGGTCAGGTTCAGGTCCGCATCGAAGATCTGACCGGGCGCTTCAATCTCAATAGCCTGGTGCAGGAACAGCAGCCCAACGCCGCGGCGCTGGCGCAGTTTCGTCGGCTGCTGCTGCGCCTGCAGATCAGCGAACCCTACGCCGAGCGCCTGCTTGATTGGCTGGACAGCGATCAACAGCCCAGTGGTGAACTGGGCGCCGAAGACAATGCCTATCTGCTGCTCGATCCGCCCTACCGCACCGCGGGACGGCGTCTCGAAGACATTTCCGAGCTGCGCTTGCTGCTCGACATGCGCGACGAGGATTTCCAGCGCTTGGCGCCCTACGTCAGCGCACTACCGGCAGATACCCCGCTGAACGTCAACACGGCCAGCGCCATGGTGCTGTCGAGCCTCGCCGACAGCCTCAGCCCGAGCGCTGCCGAAGCGCTGGTGCAGGCACGCCAGTCCAGTGGTTTTCGCGATGTTGCGAGCTTCATGGCGCAACCGGCGCTTGGCGGTGTCAAATTGGAAGGCACCAGCGTGGCGGTGACGAGCCAGTTGTTTCAAGCCACCAGCGAGGTGCGCCTGGCTGATCGCCGGCTGGCGCTGGTAAGCCGGTTGCGGCGCGAGGATAACGGCGATATTCGTGTCCTCCAGCGAAACCTGGGGCAACCACCACGGTTGCTCCGTCAAACCAACAACGGAGAGCGATAGCCGATGGACTGCCTGTTTCTGCCTGCCGATTGCTGCACCCGGCTTGGCGCCGACGCCCAGGTTTACTGGCTGCCGGGGGAGGGCGAAGGGGGCTGGATGCCGTTGGCCAGCTGTGCCGAGCAGGCGTCGGCCGCCGTGACGCTGGTGTTGCCCGCCGAGGTCTGCAGCGCCTTTGCGGTCAATCTGCCGACCCGTAAGGCGCGCTGGATCAGCCAGGCACTGGCCTATGCAGTCGAAGAGCTGTTGG from the Stutzerimonas stutzeri genome contains:
- the gspK gene encoding type II secretion system minor pseudopilin GspK; protein product: MKPQRGVALITVLLVVAIVTVVCAGMIARQQLSIRGTANQMQARQAWHYALGGEALARSILRRDLQASGNGTEVPAIDHLLEPWALPQPAYDLDEGQGQVQVRIEDLTGRFNLNSLVQEQQPNAAALAQFRRLLLRLQISEPYAERLLDWLDSDQQPSGELGAEDNAYLLLDPPYRTAGRRLEDISELRLLLDMRDEDFQRLAPYVSALPADTPLNVNTASAMVLSSLADSLSPSAAEALVQARQSSGFRDVASFMAQPALGGVKLEGTSVAVTSQLFQATSEVRLADRRLALVSRLRREDNGDIRVLQRNLGQPPRLLRQTNNGER